The Spirochaeta isovalerica nucleotide sequence ATCTCTCCCAGAGCGTTAAGGGCATCTGTGAGCTCAACTGCCGCCATATCCATAGGCATACCGTCTAATAGCGCCTGACTATACCGGTTCAGAGCCTCACGGGCTTCCTCGAGAAGTTTTTTCTGCCGCATCGAATCGATGACGGGTTCATTACCGGGAACATAGTGATCCCGGAAAACAACAGTTTTGATGGCCTCTTCAAGCTCGGCAAAACCTTCAGCCGTCAGGGCGCTCACCTTTATGAAGCCATCGGGCGCCGCGGTTGCGGCTTTATCTATTTTATTCCACACATAAAGACAACGGCTGTCTTCTTTGTAGGCACTCATAAATGCTTCGAGGTCTGCGGTAATCCCTTCCTGTGCGTCCGCCACATAGAGAATGACATGGGCGTTGTCAATTATTTCGTTGCTTCTCCGGATCCCTTCCGCTTCTATGGGATGATCAGCCTCACGGAGACCCGCCGTATCGAAGAGCCGGACAGGAATTCCTCCGATGGATATCCACGATTCGAGATAATCCCGGGTCGTGCCGTGTATATCCGAAACGATCGACCTGTCCTCTTTCAGGAACAGGTTGAAAAGCGATGATTTTCCCGCGTTCGTTTTGCCGGCCAGAACGACGCGCACCCCTTCCTGATAAATCTTTCCGGCCCTGTAGGTGGATAGGAGGCGGTCGATCTTCCCGACGATAGGTTTGGTTTCTCCCGCTTCCACATCGGGCATTTCCGCTTCGTCTTCCGGATAATCGAGCTGGATTTCAACAGAAGCGAGGAGGTCTGTTACTTCGCTTTTGATTGTATTGATGGAATTTTCAATGGAACCGGAAAGACGGTTTAACGCCAGAGACTGGGCCTGGTTCGATTTGGCGCTGATAATCTCCTGGACGGCTTCCGCCCTGGTCAGGTCCATCTTTTGATTGAGAAATGCCCGGAATGTGAATTCTCCCGGAGAAGCTTCGCGGAAACCGGAACGGAAAAGCAGCTCCAGAATCTTCCTGATTCCCGGGAGACTCCCGTGAACGAAAAATTCAACGCTTTCCTGTCCGGTATAACTGCGGGGAGCTCTGTAAACGGCGGCTGTCACTTCATCAAGTTTCACTTCACCATCGGAAATATAGCCGTAGACAATGGAGTTTCCCGCCGCCTGATCCAGTTTGTCAGATGGAGAAAAAATACGTGCTGCGGCGCTTATGCAATCCGGTCCCGTAGTTCTGATAACGGCGAGGGCGCTTTCCGCCCAGGGCGTAGCAAGAGCAGCTATCAGATCATCGGGATCGTACTTAAAATCTTTCATAGTCAACCAGAATACTCCTATTCAAAAGAGTTTTCAATTCCACCGGAAAAGGCTACACTCAATTATATGAGAGAATCGCGCATATTCGTAGGGGAAAAAGCCCCGTTGCTTTTCGGGCATAGAGGATGCCCTGTTGAAGCTCCCGAAAACACTCTGGCCTCGTTCAGCAGGATTCTGGAGAACAACATTCCCGGTGTGGAACTGGATGTTCAGGTTTGCTCGTCCGGAGAACTGGTTGTTCTTCACGACAACAATATGCTCCGCACTACCGGTTTTGACGGAAATATCCTGGATCATGACCTGACCCAGATTCGCTCTCTTGATAACGGCTCTTTCTTCTCTCCCGATTTCAAAGGCGAAAAGATCCCACTGCTGGAAGAGGTTTTCCAGCTGCTCGGAGACAAAGTTTATTACGATATCGAGCTGAAGGCGGATTATACCAGGAGTTTCGGTCTGGAGAAAAAAGTTCTGGCCATGATCCGGGACTTCCGACTGACCAGGAGGGTTGTCGTCTCCTCTTTCAACCCGCTGCCTGTTGCGCGGTTCAAAAAACTGACAAATGAAATTCCCGCATTTCTCATCTACTCTGACACAGAGGATGTCCCCTTCTATCTGAGAAAGGGAGAAGGCCGTTTTCTCTGCAGACCGGAAGGCTTAAAACCGGATTGCAGGCTTCTGGATGAGAATCTTTACAGAAAACTCAGCCGCAAATACCTTCTTATGAGTTGGACGGTTAATGATCTGAAGACATACAACAGACTGGCGGAATGGGAAATTGATGGCGTCTGCAGCAATTATGCCGCAGATTTTGTTTCAGGATCCTGAATTTTTATCAGGGCAATTTATCCATCAGCAAAGCGGCAAAACTCTTTCCCAACTCTTTAAAAGACGTATTTATGGTTGCCTGGGATTCTCCGCCCTGCACTCTTTTGCTCAGAGTTTCATCAAAAAGGATTTCCCCCGATTCCAGATCGAGAACGCGGACTCTCGCTTCGGTGACGACGGTAAAACCGGCAGCCGCATCATCGAATTCTACAATTTGGGCCACTCCGAACACGGTTCGTTTGTAATCTCCGTTGATAAGATAGGGAAGGTCTCTCAGAAGCTCTTCGTCGTTCAGATCAAAAAGATATTTCCTGTCCAGATCGAGCTGAAGGGTATTGAATCCCGCGCTCTGCAGCGATGAAGTCAGCCCCTGCTGGGTCTGCCGCGAATCGAGAGGTTTTCTGAGAAAATCGGAATCGATAATGTAAACACCGGTCAGAACTGTAGGAGCCGAAGATATGATTGAAAAATCAAATTGAACTTTTACCGAATCCGAAGCCGATATAAGTTTTGCATACTCTTCGGGGAAATTTTTCTCCAGAAGGGACAAATCCCCTGTATCGTAGAGTAGATCGAGGGACATGACGACCTTACCCGCTCCGGTAAACCCGGGAGAAGGATGAA carries:
- the mnmE gene encoding tRNA uridine-5-carboxymethylaminomethyl(34) synthesis GTPase MnmE, yielding MKDFKYDPDDLIAALATPWAESALAVIRTTGPDCISAAARIFSPSDKLDQAAGNSIVYGYISDGEVKLDEVTAAVYRAPRSYTGQESVEFFVHGSLPGIRKILELLFRSGFREASPGEFTFRAFLNQKMDLTRAEAVQEIISAKSNQAQSLALNRLSGSIENSINTIKSEVTDLLASVEIQLDYPEDEAEMPDVEAGETKPIVGKIDRLLSTYRAGKIYQEGVRVVLAGKTNAGKSSLFNLFLKEDRSIVSDIHGTTRDYLESWISIGGIPVRLFDTAGLREADHPIEAEGIRRSNEIIDNAHVILYVADAQEGITADLEAFMSAYKEDSRCLYVWNKIDKAATAAPDGFIKVSALTAEGFAELEEAIKTVVFRDHYVPGNEPVIDSMRQKKLLEEAREALNRYSQALLDGMPMDMAAVELTDALNALGEITGEVTSADVLERMFSNFCVGK
- a CDS encoding glycerophosphodiester phosphodiesterase, translated to MRESRIFVGEKAPLLFGHRGCPVEAPENTLASFSRILENNIPGVELDVQVCSSGELVVLHDNNMLRTTGFDGNILDHDLTQIRSLDNGSFFSPDFKGEKIPLLEEVFQLLGDKVYYDIELKADYTRSFGLEKKVLAMIRDFRLTRRVVVSSFNPLPVARFKKLTNEIPAFLIYSDTEDVPFYLRKGEGRFLCRPEGLKPDCRLLDENLYRKLSRKYLLMSWTVNDLKTYNRLAEWEIDGVCSNYAADFVSGS